TGTTCGAACATAGGGTTTTTTTGCATGTTAATAAAATAACTGAAAAGTTACAGAACAAAGCACTAAGGTTTACATACTAGTTAGTATATTTGCCTTCATGGCTGTGCACAATCTTAATAACTGCGGATTCTAAATGCCTATTGGCTGCACAGTTTGGGATATGACAAATGACAAATGTTTTGATTTTGATGAggccaagaccaccaagaagattgTGCTGAAGCTGCAGTGCCAGAGCTGCAATCACTACTCACAGCACCCAATCAAGGTACTGTCTCATTTCTCCTATGCTAAGTTGAATCAAGTATGTCACCATTTGTTTTATCTCAATCTTTCCTGGCTCCCTGTGTCACAGAGGTGCAAACATTCTGAGATTATTGGAGACAAGAAGGGCAAGAGAACATCTGTACCTTCAAAAATAAATGGTATGCCTTGGCTTCGGAATGCGTACTTATACTGTTTGATAACTAATGACTTCATGAGAGGAGCTGCTAGCTTCTTTTTTCCTGAACATGCTAGCCAGGCAGCAGCTTCTCCCTAACTCCTAGATAAGTACAAACCAGTAGCTAAAAATCTGATTGGTGAAGAATTTGCTGAAACCTGGGCACAAGTTCAACCAACTTCTAGTTCTCGGTGAAGTCAACAAACTTCATTTGCTATCAATGCACTTTGAAAAAAAACAGAACATCCCTTTTTCTTCTGTTAATAAACATTTGACGCTTTGGACATTCATTACACAGTTATGTTATAAAAATGATAGCAAAAAAAGAATCTAAAGTCACTGTTTTGCATGCACACTTGTAGCTTATCATGGTATGTGCATGACCTCACGATACAATCAGTTGTGTGCACTGCTAATGATGATGCACCTTTTGTTGTCAGATGGATATTTGATCACATTGCTAATTTTTCCATCTGATTTTCTAATACCCGTCTGCAGATATTGAAGGTCAAAATTTAGTTCTTTCGGCAAAGCACTCACTCACTACTGGAcgcagggtctttgccgagggcctgaagccctcggcaaaggctcttcAGCCGTCGGCgaaggatttgccgagggcagccctcggtgAAGAACCCTCGGGAAAAAAAACATCGGCGaaggactctttgccgagggccttttatcgggcactcggcatagtatttgccgagggctaacggcggccctcggcaaagtaaaGTAGTCGTTAGGTTCGCGGTTATTTTCCAcggtgtctttgccgagggctgacatacaggccctcggcaaagagcttttttttggaatttatttgccgagagctataccgcagggccctcggcaaagacctattttctttttttttctcggaatttctttgccgagagctatatcgaaggccctcggcaaagacctacgTTTTTATTTTTGTCTCGGAATTTCTTTACCGAGGGCTGTGTTCAAAACTCTCGGCAAAGACCTACTTTTTAATTTTTCCtgggaatttctttgccgagggctatggtgaaggccctcggcaaagacctgtttttaatttttcctgggattttctttgccgagggctatggtcaaggccctcggcaaagaccagtgAAAATTTTCAACATTCCACCTGTTTCTTGCTTTCCATGCagacaaaatatatatatatatatattcaacagCAGAAATATCCCACAAATATCACaatcatcacatatatctcacaaatatcacatatatctcacagatATCACATAGATCATCACATGTATCATCACAAGTCCAAATTCAACAATTCCATAAGTCCACAATCTAACTCAAGTGTCAAGTCCACAAGTTCAAATCCGACTGAGGCTGGCCAACCTCTCCAACCGTCTGGCCTCTGCGTCACCAACCTTCCCAACCGTCTGGCCTCTGCGTCGAGGGTGGTGTAACGAAGCCTCCAGAATCAGGTGACACACGAGGGGGGTTATTGGAACccgccgactgaggctgcacaaacAATTATATGCTTATGTGAGATTGCAGTAATTATTCTAGGACTACAGTTTTAGTATTTAGACAGAAACCTATCAAATTTTTTATAGCTAGTGTTGTCTGGGTTTCTATGTCATACAAGCAAATCAGTAGCTAGTGTTCTCTGGGTTTCTATGTCACACAAGCGAGAAGTGAACTTTAacgcttacaggagtagctgcaaacGCGTGCGGCACCTGAGGCGGAGGAGCTGACATCTGCACAGGCACACCCATCTTCTGCCCAAGAGCTTGCATGATTTGCATCATTTCTGCAATCCTGACCTCCTGGGCCTCCCGAGCGGCCTGCTCAGCCTCCAGCCGAGCAGTGAGGGCCGTGATCTACGCCGTCTTCTCGTTgttctgggcctgcaatattgcactccaatatttcagtaatgcaaaactaactcaagtgtgagaatattaatttacgacgagtaaaacaagaATTACCTCGAGCACATCGACCCGCTGCAGTGTCGGAGTAGGccgtgagcgtatgggctggctggaactcgtgctctgtgctcggagcTGGCTCAGAGTGGGAACAGTGGTGGGGTCGATGGCGGCGTTCGCAATCCACGTCCGGCCGTGCTTCCTGCCGCCACCGAGCCTCATGATGGCCTCGGCATCAATGGGCTCGGTGCGGACGTCGTACTCTGGCCCGTGCCGCTGCTATACCGCCGACGTGTACTCCTGGACTTTAGTGAGTATGCCTCGCGAGGGGCAGCCGAGTCCCAGGTGACGTCGCCGGCCACCCTGGTctggtgggacatagcccacgccgtGAACATCGAGACATCCTCgtccgggtgcgcagcctcctgcgagaaaggcggcaggtggtgagcaatcaggcATACGTTAAGCGTGAAACTAAATAGAAGaaaaatcacttacatatgccgATTTGAATCCGGGGAGACTcctgctgccttgatggtgagtggcAGCTGGCCTGAGCATACGCAGTGCCCGCTGAGACTCGTGCTTCTCTATGTAGGCCGGTGTGAACCACCTAGCCACGATCATTGTCCAGGCGTCGGCATGcgctcggcaccaccagggaatcacctacatgtCAACGAGTGTTTGACATAtatgaagatgaaattgaacatatttaattcaaaaacaaAACAATATCAATGTTATTCatgtacctcaaggtactgctcctgggtcagcGTCATCTGTCGAGCCTCCCTCTTGGTGACTGTCATTCTACGAGCCGAcgcgtagtagtctatgtgggcctggacgcgcGCCTCGTGAAACATGTCGGTGACATACTTCCTACAGGCTGCATGCGCCACACGATCAGCGAGGCCCTCGGTTCCTTCTTCGGCCCTGAAAAACCTCTGCATAAAAGATGATATATCCAATCCACGTCAAATGCCCTTTAGCTACACCctcgccaaatgcatgtttcaagaagtcatCTGTCCTCTTCACCCAATCCACGTCGTAATCGTTTCGACTTCTTcgccccgtgtacatccactgacggtcctccatcctttgacAAATACATCACCGAGTAACGTAACCATCAACTGCACCTAgccggtgttcctactgtctaataggtgaggatagatcctaatcccacccgcgtatgcgtagatgaggtcagtttccatgctccgctcctatccgagacagaatttcggcagcacctctccgatgttctcccaatacacgtcctgcaaagaagtttgtgtattcggagaacaatggggaggtgctgccgaaattctggctCGGATCGGAGCGCggcctgcgcggcggcggcgtccgcgtGGCGGCCGAGCGCGCGGtggcgtgcgcggcggcggcggcggctgaccagcggcggcggcggcaggcgagTGGCGGCTCGGGCGGGCGCGGCTTGGGATAAGGCCGCCCGCCCGGCCGTTCCCTTTTTTATATGGggtcccctctttgccgagggcctagatccagagccctcggcaaagattttttttattttttttatttaatttctttgccgagggccaacatccaaggccctcggcaaagatgttttctttttatttccgcCGGCGCCATCCCGTTcaaaatatttgccgagggcctgtacaacgggccctcggcaaagagttttatttttttatttccaaattctttgccgagggcctaacgccgagccctcggcaaaggctgacggcCGGTGCCGCCGTCACGCTCGGCCGAGGTCGCCGAGAGGCGGTACTGTGCCGAGggcccggccctcggcaaaggtgggCCTTTGCCGTGGGCCGTTGATTGCCGAGGGTCCGGCCCTCGGCGAACGATCCGTTGCCGAGGGCTAAGCTtcgccgagggcagccctcggcaaagaaaggatttgccgagtgcccgaaatcaggccctcggcaaagtcttttgccctcggcaatgttgctgtttccagtagtgattaTTTTATCAATTGCGCAAATGACATTCCTTCAGAGATATCGCAGATGCATCCTGGAGTTGTAGTTCATGTAATCtttctctagtttttttttttttttttgcttagcCTAGATGAGCAACTCAGCTGACATTTATTTTATCTTAGGGTTACATCTGCAACATTATCGAAACTGGTTGTTTCGTCCGTTTTCTCGGACATTTGACTGGTTTCTCTCCCAAGGACAAAGTAAGAAATTTTCAGCTCTGtcattctttttgtttttttttatttgaaaagaaTGTCTAATTTTTCTTGTTTCACAAAGGCAGTTGATAGGCGGATAGAAAGGCTTTCTGATGCGTTCTATGTTGGCCAGTCAGTTCGGAGTCACATACTCAGCGTATGCCATAATTGTTGGTATATATTTGTTATCATCTATTACTTGTGTTCTTCTAAAAATTTTTTTGTTCCTCCCCTTGCAGGTAAATGCTGAAACTGCTAGAGTAAAACTCGCACTTCAACAGTCAATGTGCTCCTCAACGGATTCTTCATTTATTCAAGGATACTTTCTTCTGGATCAGAAGGTTATAATGGAAACAATTACCTCTTACTCTGTTGAATAGAAGTTTCCAAAACTTTATggtactccattccaaattaagATATTTTGGCTTCTCTaggcttttgctatgcacttatatATAGTGTATGTCTAAACAATTACCTCTTACTCGGTTGAATAGAAGTTTCCAAAACTATGATGAATCTTATCCCAGATGTAACACATTAGTCTGGACAGTTCATCTGATCTTGTCCATGCACCCAGTATGCTAAATGCCATCCTTGTTAATCAGCAGTTCAACACAATTCACTGCATCCTTCTCTAGATATTGCTTTGATGCATTCAGGGTAGATTTTGAAGTTTTTCATACTGTTGATGCTCCTATATAAAGTATAAACCACTAACTGATCATCTTTTGTGTGTCAGGACTATTACTTCTACAATGATGACAGTGGAGTACAACAATTGTTTGGAAACCCGCAACTGTGAAGACTTGAGCTGAGATTCTTTGGGTGACAAGTATATCATTAGAATTCTTCAACTTACCTACCATTCCTCTTCCTCCTGCCTGTAAACTGAAAGCATGCAAGTTGCTGCCTGTTGACCTCACCCCTCTCCTCTTGTACCAATGTTTAAATTCTTACGTCATttaatgttctggtcgaatttgaattgtaaatttaattttttttggcgaaaaaattaatttgtagggtcggttggtactgtagtcgcccctacaaatcgatttgtaggggtggctggtgttcccagaccgcccctataaatcgatttgtaggggcggctacaggaccaaccgcccctacaaatcagcgatttgtagccaccctttcataggggcggctggcaaaaccgcccctacagaggcttaccagccgcccctaaaaacctTTTTCGACGTAGTGGAGTGCTGCTGCTGGAGTACAATAGTCAGTCCCCAGTCCACCGCAACCTCGCCCACTTTACTACAAATCACTTTTACTAAATCTCCTACGACTTCTTTGTCGAGGCTAAAAGTGGTTCAGCCTGCACTTTAAGCAAGGTGCAGGGCATAGGATTGCCACATTAATTTCTACATATGGTTGCTTAAGAAAGTATCACTCCGAGTAGTCTTGTATTCTATTGACGATGGTGGTCTTAAGATGACCATCATAAAAATCATATACATAGGACTCGTATATTAAAATCATAACTTTTTTCATATGAAGTCGGATCAAGACATGTTTTATACTAAAAGAATAGAACTCGATAAGATCTACAGCGATGTAGATGATAAATTTTTTATTTGTGATTACTTAGTGACCGATATATTGGTTACGAGTTCTCTGATCTATTCTAGGAAGACATTTTTTGGGAACAATTTTCTAAAGCCACTACAACAGGGTGGCCGCCAATGGTATTTTAGCCGCTGGTTCTATTAAAATTGTTGGTGATAATATATCACCGCCAACTCATAATGGAACTGGCAAAAAAAATATTTCATATGTAAAAACACAGCTAGGTGGTTCTCTCTCCCACAGTCATCTAGACATCACATCTGCCATTGCCGCCACACACATCTGCGCCTTCATGCCTTCTCCCACACTCCTTACCCCATAGTCGCCGCCACTCAGCCTCCTCCCCTGCTTTGCCACACGTACCTTTGCCTCCATCCCTGTAAAACATCAAAAAAATGACAAGACGTGTTTAGAAGTGGCCAAGGCCCGACCAGCCTGCCACTCTCGAGGCCCAAATCGCCCCAAAACCATAGATCCAGCATCTCTTCCCCATCTGCCACAGTTCCTTCTCCTGCTCGAGTTCCTTTTCCAGGCACGTCTCTCTCCATCTTGCCTGTTCCCTCCCAGTCTCTAACAACTCCTCAAAATCAGTGATAGCCATGGGAAAAGATCAAGTAAAATGGATTGAGGAGGAGAGGATCAAGTATAACTGCATGTTGGTGTAGATTGACCTTTCCCCGACTGTTTTTTATTGCCCTACAATGGGGATTGCCAAGATATAGATTTGCAAAGTTAGATGTATTGTTTCCTCATCATGATGTCTAGTTGAGGTTTGGTCATGATTTACGCCACGTTATTGACCCTTTCTATGAAATCTCATAATACCAAATTTGTATATTCAGGGCATTTTATAAAATCCAGTGGGTTGACTGCAAGTATTTGAATGGTGATATTGGTGATCAAATTAGAATCCTATGTGCAAATATTCAGTGTCGATCGACAAATTATTGGGCCAGCCACATGGCAGACACCAACACTACACCATGAAACATTTGTAGACGCGATCAAAAGTGGTAGAGGCAGATGTTCCACCCACCTATATTTGACTATCTCTAGAAATCAACGATTTCTAAATGGGTCGGTATCAGCCACCTTTAGAAATAAATTTCTATAGGCAGGCCAAAACCCAACAGCCCTAGTGATCAAAAGTGGTAGAGGCAGATGTTCCACCCACCTATATTTGACTATCTCTAGAAATCAACGATTTCTAAATGGGTCGGTATCAGCCACCTTTAGAAATAAATTTCTATAGGCAGGCCAAAACCCAACAGCCCTAGTGATCCATTTGTAGAGGCTGGGCAAAAGATAACTACCTCTACAAATCATATACAGAATTTTACAAATTGGgtgtaaaaatagaaaaaaattcaCACGGGGAGCAGGCCACCAGCCAAACCCTCGCTGCCACGCACCGCAATTCACAAGCCACACCTCTGGAATTGCAATTCCTTTGGGAGTGTTATAGACCACGTCTATTAGTAGATGCATTTCTATATATGGCTGGAAAAAGGTTTTCCGCCCTAGTTTGTCATGCAGTTGTTGACTTTTCCATTTTAATATTTTTATGTTCCAAAAATAAGTTTCAAATTCTCATATTTtgatattaatttttttattcttttccaaGCGACCACAGATGAGGAGACACGCAATACCAAAGTTTAGTGCTCAATGATATCCAAAACTTTTTCTTTaaacattttcatttgaaattattttttgAACAAAATAATGAAAAAAAAGATTCATagaacactactagagaacagactttagaacgatgtcccaatttggcattagcctcggcattttttgcccccgggactaaaggaccctttagtcccggttggtaatacgaaccgggactaaaggtccctgcccaacggtcgtccgcggggcaggggcctttagtcccggctggtaataccagccgagactaaagattttagtcccggtttgggtgatgccccgggaataaagattaatctttagtcccggtttggacccctaaccaggactaataatcccggcctataattcagctcatttcttcctccccgagcccgagccattccattcaaactcactgcctctgtttttcagcttgctgttgttcttgctctctccccctccattggtgttgctcttcgattttggaggtaacaaacttaatcctcttatgttttatcagtagcttatctcattttgcgatgtagatgcatgtgtaactttatatgttggactttattatgattttatatgtaaacttagaaaattgtagaaaatccgtactagttgaacttgcggaccgtgttcaagtcggcgagcatgttctctgccgagcggtaacggacgtcaaggaggagctttgattctacgagggagagcggcaacggtcgtggaagatcgtgttccctttctcgtagaatcagagctcttccttggcctagtacggtgccgtctggtggagaaatgctcgccgagttgatcacgtaagcaaggtcaactagtacggatggttatttattgaaacatgtttttgagctataatttgatggatatttgataactttagacctacaaatgtcatctacaaatgttactatcctcggcaacctaaacgtccgcgagctcgccgatatcgagcaggtcacttagaattattttttccatgaaatgaactacttagaaatcatgctttttttagaattaaattttccatgaaatgaaaaactttgtaaatagttagaaaattatagaaaatccgtactagttgaacttgcggaccgtgttcagctcggccaacatgttctctgccgagcggtaacggacgtcaaggaggaactttgatgctacgagggagagctgcaacggtcgtggaagaccgtgttccctttctcgtagaatcggagctcttccttggccaagtacggtgccgtccggtggagaaatgctggccgagatgatcacgtaagcaaggtcaactagtacgggtggttatttattgaaacatgtgaaatccgtactagttttgtttaaatatatcattttagaaaatatgaaatttacactagtttgcaaaaataagtatagaaagtagatgacaactggtaccggatcatcggcctcttgttcggttgcgaaacgactgaggccagaactccctctcattatctgcggcaagtgtaagtagaagattgtgatggagtaccgagtcaagagacaaggacccaacaagggccgtgttttctacaagtgcccggatcgcgatgtgagtttcttacgcattttatctttatggctaattgacctgcttttcttgaatatttttgactaaatattttttggctttaattacagtgggagggcaatggatgcgatggttggtactgggaggaagattatgctacatacgtgcagaatttgggtgcgcttgaggtagcggctgctgctgatgaggcagtgagccagcaggagaagcttattgatattcaacagaagaatgatttgtctattttagttgcg
This sequence is a window from Miscanthus floridulus cultivar M001 chromosome 10, ASM1932011v1, whole genome shotgun sequence. Protein-coding genes within it:
- the LOC136485338 gene encoding uncharacterized protein isoform X2; translated protein: MAAPREGGKASRREWDGGGGEKGRGRGGRRSGGGCTRREAGVGTVGRTGGAADANPCGGGGAATPHSRAQGARRGHCSVSWHREGLCHVARRALELITGVKMPYPMVKGQLAFQTTKKIVLKLQCQSCNHYSQHPIKRCKHSEIIGDKKGKRTSVPSKINDIEGQNLVLSAKHSLINCANDIPSEISQMHPGVVVHGYICNIIETGCFVRFLGHLTGFSPKDKAVDRRIERLSDAFYVGQSVRSHILSVNAETARVKLALQQSMCSSTDSSFIQGYFLLDQKDYYFYNDDSGVQQLFGNPQL
- the LOC136485338 gene encoding rRNA biogenesis protein RRP5-like isoform X4, producing MPYPMVKGQLAFQAKTTKKIVLKLQCQSCNHYSQHPIKRCKHSEIIGDKKGKRTSVPSKINDIEGQNLVLSAKHSLINCANDIPSEISQMHPGVVVHGYICNIIETGCFVRFLGHLTGFSPKDKAVDRRIERLSDAFYVGQSVRSHILSVNAETARVKLALQQSMCSSTDSSFIQGYFLLDQKDYYFYNDDSGVQQLFGNPQL
- the LOC136485338 gene encoding rRNA biogenesis protein RRP5-like isoform X5, translating into MTNDKCFDFDEAKTTKKIVLKLQCQSCNHYSQHPIKRCKHSEIIGDKKGKRTSVPSKINDIEGQNLVLSAKHSLINCANDIPSEISQMHPGVVVHGYICNIIETGCFVRFLGHLTGFSPKDKAVDRRIERLSDAFYVGQSVRSHILSVNAETARVKLALQQSMCSSTDSSFIQGYFLLDQKDYYFYNDDSGVQQLFGNPQL
- the LOC136485336 gene encoding uncharacterized protein, which produces MQRFFRAEEGTEGLADRVAHAACRKYVTDMFHEARVQAHIDYYASARRMTVTKREARQMTLTQEQYLEVIPWWCRAHADAWTMIVARWFTPAYIEKHESQRALRMLRPAATHHQGSRSLPGFKSAYEAAHPDEDVSMFTAWAMSHQTRVAGDVTWDSAAPREAYSLKSRSTRRRYSSGTGQSTTSAPSPLMPRPS
- the LOC136485338 gene encoding rRNA biogenesis protein RRP5-like isoform X6, with the protein product MPYPMVKGQLAFQTTKKIVLKLQCQSCNHYSQHPIKRCKHSEIIGDKKGKRTSVPSKINDIEGQNLVLSAKHSLINCANDIPSEISQMHPGVVVHGYICNIIETGCFVRFLGHLTGFSPKDKAVDRRIERLSDAFYVGQSVRSHILSVNAETARVKLALQQSMCSSTDSSFIQGYFLLDQKDYYFYNDDSGVQQLFGNPQL
- the LOC136485338 gene encoding uncharacterized protein isoform X3, translated to MAAPREGGKASRREWDGGGGEKGRGRGGRRSGGGCTRREAGVGTVGRTGGAADANPCGGGGAATPHSRAQGARRGHCSVSWHREGRALELITGVKMPYPMVKGQLAFQAKTTKKIVLKLQCQSCNHYSQHPIKRCKHSEIIGDKKGKRTSVPSKINDIEGQNLVLSAKHSLINCANDIPSEISQMHPGVVVHGYICNIIETGCFVRFLGHLTGFSPKDKAVDRRIERLSDAFYVGQSVRSHILSVNAETARVKLALQQSMCSSTDSSFIQGYFLLDQKDYYFYNDDSGVQQLFGNPQL
- the LOC136485338 gene encoding uncharacterized protein isoform X1, with amino-acid sequence MAAPREGGKASRREWDGGGGEKGRGRGGRRSGGGCTRREAGVGTVGRTGGAADANPCGGGGAATPHSRAQGARRGHCSVSWHREGLCHVARRALELITGVKMPYPMVKGQLAFQAKTTKKIVLKLQCQSCNHYSQHPIKRCKHSEIIGDKKGKRTSVPSKINDIEGQNLVLSAKHSLINCANDIPSEISQMHPGVVVHGYICNIIETGCFVRFLGHLTGFSPKDKAVDRRIERLSDAFYVGQSVRSHILSVNAETARVKLALQQSMCSSTDSSFIQGYFLLDQKDYYFYNDDSGVQQLFGNPQL